The sequence GCTGGACGCTGTACGCGCCGCTGTCCACTCAAATGGGCCCGGGCATGGACTTCGCGATCTTCGCGGTCCACTTGATGGGCGCCTCGTCGATCATGGGCGGCATCAACATCGTCGTGACGATCCTGAACCTGCGCGCTCCCGGCCTCACGCTGATGAAGATGCCGATGTTCGTGTGGACCTGGCTCATCACCGCGTACCTGCTGATCGCCGTGATGCCGGTTCTGGCAGGCGCGATCACGATGGTGCTGTTCGACCGCCACTTCGGCACGTCGTTCTTCAACGCGGCAGGCGGCGGCGACCCGGTCATGTACCAGCACATCTTCTGGTTCTTCGGGCACCCCGAGGTGTACATCATGATCTTGCCGGCGTTCGGGATCGTGTCGCAGGTGATCCCGGCGTTCGCGCGCAAGCCGCTGTTCGGCTATAGCTCGATGGTGTACGCGACGGCGTCGATCGCGATCCTGTCGTTCATGGTCTGGGCGCACCACATGTTCGCGACCGGCATGCCGGTGACGGGCCAGCTGTTCTTCATGTACGCGACGATGCTGATCGCGGTGCCGACGGGCGTGAAGGTGTTCAACTGGGTCGCCACGATGTGGCGCGGTTCGCTCTCCTTCGAAACGCCGATGCTGTTCGCGGTCGGCTTCCTGATCGTGTTCACGTTCGGCGGCCTCTCGGGCCTGATGCTGGCCATGGCGCCGCTCGACATCCAATACCACGGCACCTACTTCGTGGTGGCGCACTTCCACTACGTGCTGGTGGCGGGGTCGCTGTTCGCGCTGTTCTCGGGCTGGTACTACTGGTCGCCGAAGTGGACTGGCTGGATGTACAACGAGACGCGCGGCAAGATCCACTTCTGGGGTTCGATGATCTTCTTCAACCTCGCGTTCCTGCCGATGCACTTCGTGGGTCTCGCAGGCATGCCGCGTCGTTATGCCGACTACCCGGCACAGTTCACCGACTGGAACCAGGTCATCACGATCGGCGCGTTCGGCTTCGGTCTGAGCCAGGTCTACTTCCTGTTCGCGGTCGTGCTGCCGGCCTACCGTGGCGGCGGCGAGCACGAGAAGGCGGCCGACAAGCCGTGGGATGGCGCGACGGGCCTCGAGTGGACGGTGCCGAGCCCGGCTCCGTTCCACACGTTCGAACACCCGCCGACGGTTGAATAAAAGCTAGGCGAGTCGGGGAGCTCCGGTTCAGGCAGAAGCCGGACCGGGGCTCCGCGAAGCGGCAACCACCACGCCGCGACGCTTGTCGGCACAGCATCTCTAGAAAATTCGGAATGACCCGGAATCCACAAGAAAGGCGTACTCCCGAGCAAATTCGGGCGAGCAGCGTGAGGCTCGGTTTGATCCTGCTGGCCATCGCAGCCGCTTTTTTTGTGGGTATCTTTATCAAGCAGTGTTATTTCGCCTGATCCTTTTGATCGGATCGGGGCTGAAGGCTCTGAAGGCTAGTTAAGGAAGTTCGATGTCGACGCAACCACCGGCCAAGGCCGATCGTTCTTTTAACCGTTCGATGCGGTTGAAGCTCGTGGTCGTCGCATTTCTGATGTTTGGCTTCGGTTTCGCGTTGATCCCGATGTATCGCGCGATCTGTGAGGTGACCGGCATCAATAACCTGGTGCAGCGCGATGCGACGGCGCGCGACGCGAAGAATACGCAGGTGGACATGTCGCGCACGATCTCGATCGAGTTCGATGCGAACGCGCGCGGTCCGCTGGGTTTCAAGCCTGAGCAGTCGTATATCGACGTGCACCCGGGTGAAGTGACGACGGTGATGTACCAGGTGACGAACGAGCAGGGGCGCACGATCCACGCGCAGGCGATTCCGAGCTACGCGCCGATGCAGGCGACCGAGTACTTCAAGAAGATCGAATGTTTTTGCTTCACGCAGCAGACGCTCGCTGCGAACGAGACGAAGCGGATGCCGGTGGTGTTCGTCGTCGATCCGAAATTGCCGAAGGATGTGAAGACGATCACGCTGTCGTACACCTTCTTCGAGTTGAACACGCCTGCGCCGACGGCGCGCGGGACAGCGGGAGATGGAGCGAAAGCGCCAGCCAATCCCGCTTGAGCAGCTTAGGGGAGGCGGTATGGCCGAGGGCGGCAGCAAGGGCTCGTTCATCAAGACGATGAAAGCGGTGATGTGGTCGTTCTTCGGAGTACGCAAGCGGCGCGATCTGGAAGCGGACGCGACGCAGCTGAATCCGGTGCACGTCGTCATCGCGGCGCTCTTGGGCGCGGCGATCTTCATCGGTGTGCTGATTTTGGTCGTGCATGCGGTGGTAGGCAGTAAGTAGCGCATTGAGAAGGGCGGCGCGGCGTGAAGCGCGGCCCTGGCATTAGAGAGAGCGGTGCGGTATCCCTCAAGGGGGTTTCCTGCGGGGCGTCGAAGCATCGCCGAAGATACAGCCGGGAAAACCGGAACAACTGGACTGAAGTGGAGAATCAAGAATGAGCGGTCAAAACGAGAGCCCGTACTACTTCGTGCCGCATCCGTCGCGGCACCCGATTAGCGCGGCCGTGGGCCTTCTGGTCATGCTCGGATCGGTCGCGTTTTGGATCAACGAGGCATCGTGGGCGCCCTTCACGGCGCTCCTCGGCTTGTTGTGGCTTCTCTACACGCTCTGGCACTGGTTCGGCGACGCCATCGGCGAGTCCGAAGGCGGCATGTACGGCAAGCGCGTCGACGTGTCGTACCGCTGGAGCATGAGCTGGTTCATCTTCTCCGAAGTCATGTTCTTCGGCGCGTTCTTCGGTGCGCTGTTCTACGCGCGCGAAATCGCGATGCACCAGCTGGGCAGCCTCGACTACAAGCTGATTTGGCCGGATTTCTCCGCCGTGTGGCCGAACATCGGGCCCGCTGAGCTCGTCGGCCACTTCAAGTCGATGACGCCGTGGCCGGTGCCGACCTTGAACACGGCGTTTCTGCTGTCGTCGGGCGCGACGCTCACCGTGTCTCACCACGCGCTGCGCGACAATCACCGCAACAAGGCGATCGCCTGGCTTGCCGCCACGGTCGTGTTGGGTGTCTGCTTCCTCTTCATGCAGGGCTTCGAGTACTACCACGCGTACAACGAACTGAACCTGACGCTGGCGTCCGGTGTGTACGGTTCGACGTTCTTCCTGCTGACAGGCTTCCACGGCTTCCACGTGTTCCTCGGCGGCACGATGCTGACGGTGGTGCTGGTGCGCATGATTCGCGGCCACTTCACGGCGGAGCATCACTTTGCTTTCGAAGGCGCGGCTTGGTATTGGCACTTCGTCGACGTCGTGTGGCTTGGCCTCTACGTCGTCGTCTACTGGCTGTAATGGAGTCGAGCCTGCTGCCTTCGTGGTGGCGGGCCTCGGCGCATCCCGCTTGAGCGGCGGGGGCGCAATGGAAATGATGATGCAAGACCCGCACGCCGCCCTCGACTACGTCCGGGCGGCGTTTTTACTTGCGGTGTGCGGTGGCTGTGGCGAATTGACGCATCGCGAAGGCGATGCCGTCTGATTTGATGCGGGGCGGGCTGAAAGCGCGCCGCTCAGCGGCCGAGCGGCACCTGGGAATACTGAATCCAGCCCATCCAGTGCGCGAGCCACAGCAGAAGAAACAGTGAGATCGACAAGCCGACGCGGGTCGCGAGCGACCACACCATCCGCTTGGTTTTGCCTTGATCGTGCATCATGAAATACAGCGCCGAACCGAGGCTGGTGATGATCAGGACGAAGGCGATGGCGACGAGAAAGTGAAACATGGAACGTACTGAAACTTGGGAACAAGAAGGGATGAGCGACATTATCGCATCGCGCGTTCCCGGCCGTGCGATCGCGGGATCCGCGGTATGAAGATTCGTCTCGTGCCCGCGCTGCTGATCCTGATCGTGATGGCGGTGACGATCCGGCTGGGCTTCTGGCAGCGCGATCGCGCCCACCAGAAGGAGGCGTTGGAAGCCAGCATCGCGCGGTTCGAGAATGCGCCGGCGCAGACTGTCACCGCCGCGCCGGTCGCGCTGAAGGCGATCGAGTTCCATCGCGTGCGCGCCACCGGACGGTTCGTGCCCGATTTGGCCGTGTATCTCGACAATCGCCCGTATAACGATCAGCCGGGTTTTTATGTCGTCATGCCCTTTAAACTGGCCGATGGCGGGTACGTGCTCGTCAACCGGGGCTGGCTGTCGCGCAATTTCAGCGATCGCACGACGATTGCGCGCTATGTGACGCCGCCCGGCGATGTCGAGATCGAAGGCATTGCGCGTGCCGATGCCTCGCGCGCCTTCGAATTGGGGCAGGGCGGCTCCGCACCGCATCAGAAGATTCGGCAGAACCTCGATGTCAAAGAGTACGCTGCCGAAACCGGCTTGCCGTTGCAGCCGTTCGTGATTCAGCAGACGAGCGACGACGGCGACAAGCTCGTGCGCGACTGGCCGGCGCCTGCGCTTGGTGTCGAGACGAACTACGGGTACATGCTCCAGTGGTGGGGCATGGCCGCGGCGGCGCTCGGGTTCGGGCTCTACGCTGCGCGGCGTGCAGCGAAGAAGGAACAAGCGGGGGGCGCCGAGGCTCCGTCGCAGGAAGGCCAGTCCGGCCGCACTCAGCCAAACTAGACGCATCCACGGCGGCGCGGCGCCTTGCTTCCGCGCGCTATTTGAAGAGGTCCAACGTTTTGTCGACGCAATCTCCCCGTTCGCCGCGCGCTCGGTCGAGCAACCGCCCCGCCGCCCAGAATGCCCCGGCGGCAAAGCCTGCCGGGCAAGGCTCGTGGCAGCGTGGCCGCTGGACGCTGCTGCTGCTCGCGCTGATTTGCGCGGCGCCGATCGTCGTTTCGTATCTGACGTACTACGTGATCAAGCCGGCTGGCGGCAAGACGAACTACGGCACGCTGGTCGAGCCGCAGCGGCCGATTCCCGACTCGCTCATCGTCACCGACGAAAACGGCAAGCCGATCAAGTTCGATTCGCTGCGCGGCCGCTGGCTGATGATCTCCGTTGACGGCAGCGCTTGCGACAAA comes from Trinickia violacea and encodes:
- the ctaD gene encoding cytochrome c oxidase subunit I; translation: MSSSIGHDVAAGHQHVHGDHAHETPHGWRRWLFATNHKDIGTLYLIFSFVMFLSGGVMALMIRAELFEPGLQIMRPEFFNQLTTMHGLIMVFGAIMPAFVGFANWMIPLQIGASDMAFARMNNFSFWLLPVAAVLLVGSFFAPGGATAAGWTLYAPLSTQMGPGMDFAIFAVHLMGASSIMGGINIVVTILNLRAPGLTLMKMPMFVWTWLITAYLLIAVMPVLAGAITMVLFDRHFGTSFFNAAGGGDPVMYQHIFWFFGHPEVYIMILPAFGIVSQVIPAFARKPLFGYSSMVYATASIAILSFMVWAHHMFATGMPVTGQLFFMYATMLIAVPTGVKVFNWVATMWRGSLSFETPMLFAVGFLIVFTFGGLSGLMLAMAPLDIQYHGTYFVVAHFHYVLVAGSLFALFSGWYYWSPKWTGWMYNETRGKIHFWGSMIFFNLAFLPMHFVGLAGMPRRYADYPAQFTDWNQVITIGAFGFGLSQVYFLFAVVLPAYRGGGEHEKAADKPWDGATGLEWTVPSPAPFHTFEHPPTVE
- a CDS encoding cytochrome oxidase small assembly protein; this translates as MTRNPQERRTPEQIRASSVRLGLILLAIAAAFFVGIFIKQCYFA
- a CDS encoding cytochrome c oxidase assembly protein, encoding MSTQPPAKADRSFNRSMRLKLVVVAFLMFGFGFALIPMYRAICEVTGINNLVQRDATARDAKNTQVDMSRTISIEFDANARGPLGFKPEQSYIDVHPGEVTTVMYQVTNEQGRTIHAQAIPSYAPMQATEYFKKIECFCFTQQTLAANETKRMPVVFVVDPKLPKDVKTITLSYTFFELNTPAPTARGTAGDGAKAPANPA
- a CDS encoding DUF2970 domain-containing protein; amino-acid sequence: MAEGGSKGSFIKTMKAVMWSFFGVRKRRDLEADATQLNPVHVVIAALLGAAIFIGVLILVVHAVVGSK
- a CDS encoding cytochrome c oxidase subunit 3, with amino-acid sequence MSGQNESPYYFVPHPSRHPISAAVGLLVMLGSVAFWINEASWAPFTALLGLLWLLYTLWHWFGDAIGESEGGMYGKRVDVSYRWSMSWFIFSEVMFFGAFFGALFYAREIAMHQLGSLDYKLIWPDFSAVWPNIGPAELVGHFKSMTPWPVPTLNTAFLLSSGATLTVSHHALRDNHRNKAIAWLAATVVLGVCFLFMQGFEYYHAYNELNLTLASGVYGSTFFLLTGFHGFHVFLGGTMLTVVLVRMIRGHFTAEHHFAFEGAAWYWHFVDVVWLGLYVVVYWL
- a CDS encoding twin transmembrane helix small protein — translated: MFHFLVAIAFVLIITSLGSALYFMMHDQGKTKRMVWSLATRVGLSISLFLLLWLAHWMGWIQYSQVPLGR
- a CDS encoding SURF1 family protein produces the protein MKIRLVPALLILIVMAVTIRLGFWQRDRAHQKEALEASIARFENAPAQTVTAAPVALKAIEFHRVRATGRFVPDLAVYLDNRPYNDQPGFYVVMPFKLADGGYVLVNRGWLSRNFSDRTTIARYVTPPGDVEIEGIARADASRAFELGQGGSAPHQKIRQNLDVKEYAAETGLPLQPFVIQQTSDDGDKLVRDWPAPALGVETNYGYMLQWWGMAAAALGFGLYAARRAAKKEQAGGAEAPSQEGQSGRTQPN
- a CDS encoding SCO family protein — translated: MSTQSPRSPRARSSNRPAAQNAPAAKPAGQGSWQRGRWTLLLLALICAAPIVVSYLTYYVIKPAGGKTNYGTLVEPQRPIPDSLIVTDENGKPIKFDSLRGRWLMISVDGSACDKGCATKLYFMRQVRATQGAERERVVTVWLRTDSGAVPDVIAHAYPDTKMLAADPAAVAAWLPAETGTQDTDHIYLVDPNGNLMMRFPKNPDPSKIKGDLTKLLKWSSIG